From the bacterium genome, one window contains:
- a CDS encoding uroporphyrinogen decarboxylase family protein → MNSRERILNVFEGRKVDRIPISLYEFDGNYDSWIYNYPEYVEILNYAKGKTDKMYFWFPIINSPSIFYGQIDLNDIKTEEWEENDQFHTKTTIRTPLGEVYTHSRQDKGIHTSWTIENLCKNINDAKKILSLPYIPMKVDVSSFFEKDKKLGEEGILMGDIPDALCLVVSLFGFSRFLMFYIDNPDIIFKLINFFQERIYNYLKELLENGAITVYRICGPEYATPPYLSPNEFDKLVTPYDKQLFQLLHKYGAKGRLHSHGKIKNVLKAFLEIEIDATDPIEPLPDGDITLKEARKILGEKIVLIGNIEERLLEIGSKKDIEDAVKKAINEVGNTPFILCPTAMPLTTPLDKKIKENIIHYIDCGGKYGKL, encoded by the coding sequence ATGAACTCAAGAGAAAGGATATTAAATGTTTTTGAAGGTAGAAAAGTTGACAGAATCCCTATTTCTTTATATGAATTTGATGGTAATTATGATAGTTGGATTTATAATTATCCTGAATATGTTGAGATTCTGAATTATGCAAAAGGGAAAACAGATAAGATGTATTTCTGGTTTCCAATAATAAATAGTCCATCTATTTTTTATGGACAAATAGACCTAAATGATATAAAAACAGAAGAATGGGAAGAAAATGACCAATTTCATACAAAAACAACAATAAGAACACCTCTTGGGGAAGTTTATACTCACTCAAGACAGGATAAAGGGATTCATACATCCTGGACAATTGAGAATTTATGTAAGAATATAAATGATGCTAAAAAAATTCTTTCTCTTCCATACATCCCTATGAAAGTTGATGTTTCATCTTTTTTTGAAAAAGACAAAAAATTAGGAGAAGAAGGAATTTTAATGGGTGATATTCCTGATGCTTTATGTTTGGTGGTTAGCCTTTTTGGTTTTAGTAGATTTTTAATGTTTTATATTGACAACCCGGATATTATTTTTAAACTCATAAATTTTTTTCAGGAAAGAATTTATAATTACTTAAAAGAACTTTTAGAAAATGGAGCAATAACAGTATATAGAATATGTGGTCCAGAATATGCTACTCCTCCTTATTTAAGCCCAAATGAATTTGATAAACTTGTAACTCCTTATGATAAGCAATTGTTCCAACTTCTTCACAAATATGGAGCAAAAGGGAGATTACATTCACACGGGAAAATAAAAAATGTTTTAAAGGCATTTTTAGAGATAGAAATAGATGCTACTGACCCTATTGAACCACTGCCAGATGGAGATATAACATTAAAAGAAGCAAGAAAAATTCTTGGAGAAAAAATTGTTTTGATAGGAAATATAGAAGAAAGATTATTGGAAATTGGAAGTAAAAAAGATATTGAAGATGCAGTTAAAAAAGCAATTAATGAAGTTGGAAATACACCATTTATTTTATGTCCAACAGCAATGCCATTAACAACTCCACTTGATAAAAAAATAAAAGAAAACATTATTCATTATATTGACTGCGGAGGGAAATATGGGAAATTATAA
- a CDS encoding MBL fold metallo-hydrolase: MIENIKWLGHSSVLIEKEGKYIYVDPWKIKKDEPKGDLVLITHPHYDHCSPEDIDKIRKDQTIIIGPSDAVETINGNTRKIKPYEEIELPYVKIKGVPAYNINKNFHPKSNNWVGYIIKFPDSSIYITGDTDFIPEMKGVKVDIVLLPIGGTYTMDAEQAAEAINNMNVKVAIPIHYGNIVGSKKDAEKLTSLVKNAEVKIL; this comes from the coding sequence ATGATTGAGAATATAAAGTGGTTAGGGCATTCATCTGTTTTAATAGAGAAAGAAGGTAAATATATTTATGTTGACCCATGGAAAATAAAAAAAGATGAACCAAAAGGTGATTTAGTTTTAATAACACATCCACATTATGACCATTGTAGTCCAGAAGATATAGATAAAATAAGGAAAGACCAAACAATTATTATAGGACCATCTGATGCAGTTGAAACAATAAATGGAAATACAAGAAAGATAAAACCGTATGAGGAAATTGAACTGCCTTATGTAAAAATAAAAGGTGTTCCTGCATATAATATAAATAAAAACTTCCATCCAAAAAGCAATAATTGGGTTGGATATATAATAAAATTTCCTGATAGTTCAATTTATATTACAGGTGATACTGACTTTATACCTGAAATGAAAGGAGTTAAGGTTGATATTGTCCTTTTGCCAATTGGGGGAACATATACAATGGATGCAGAACAGGCAGCAGAAGCAATCAACAATATGAATGTAAAAGTTGCAATACCAATTCATTATGGGAATATTGTAGGTAGTAAAAAAGATGCTGAAAAATTAACTTCTCTTGTAAAAAATGCAGAAGTAAAAATTCTTTAA
- a CDS encoding Gfo/Idh/MocA family oxidoreductase: protein MKNGKYCVGFIGFGGIASSTHFPGWKKLSDVEVIGIADVSEKARKQAEKEGIKYIFDNYKKLLEIQEIDIVDVCTPNKLHYPAVIDSLKAGKHVICEKPLATSVKEVEGMIEQAKKSNKKLMAAQHQRFRKESVLTKKLIDDGFFGEIYFAFANALRRRGIPARDTFIKKELSGGGPMFDIGVHILDLTYWFIGCPKVHSVKGITYTKLAKRKDIRGLWGEWDRETYNVEDFASGFIRFDDGRSLVLTCSFLANMEKLEDFSTTLFGTESGFLWPDGKIATEKNGILQDIKPLFDNVMSDIQPPHHQEIKEFFECVKENKEVPVKLEQSLEVIKMLEGIYISAESGKEVSF from the coding sequence ATGAAAAATGGGAAGTATTGTGTTGGATTTATTGGTTTTGGTGGTATTGCAAGTTCAACTCATTTTCCTGGCTGGAAAAAGTTATCAGATGTTGAAGTAATTGGGATAGCAGATGTTTCAGAAAAAGCAAGAAAACAAGCAGAAAAAGAAGGAATAAAATATATTTTTGATAATTATAAAAAACTGCTTGAGATTCAGGAAATTGATATTGTTGATGTATGTACTCCAAATAAACTGCATTATCCAGCAGTAATTGATTCATTGAAAGCAGGAAAACATGTAATATGTGAAAAACCTCTTGCTACAAGTGTAAAAGAAGTGGAAGGTATGATAGAACAGGCAAAAAAATCAAATAAAAAACTTATGGCAGCACAACATCAAAGATTTAGAAAAGAAAGTGTTTTGACAAAAAAACTAATTGATGATGGCTTTTTTGGAGAAATTTATTTTGCTTTTGCCAATGCATTAAGAAGAAGAGGAATACCAGCCCGAGATACATTTATTAAAAAAGAACTTTCAGGCGGCGGTCCTATGTTTGATATCGGAGTTCATATTCTTGATTTGACTTACTGGTTTATCGGATGCCCAAAAGTCCATTCAGTAAAAGGAATTACATATACAAAACTTGCAAAGAGAAAAGATATAAGAGGATTATGGGGTGAGTGGGATAGAGAGACATATAATGTAGAGGACTTTGCTTCTGGATTTATAAGGTTTGATGATGGAAGAAGTTTGGTCTTAACATGTAGTTTTCTTGCAAATATGGAAAAATTGGAGGATTTTTCTACAACTTTATTTGGAACAGAAAGTGGATTTTTATGGCCTGATGGAAAAATTGCAACAGAAAAAAATGGTATTTTACAGGATATAAAACCATTATTTGATAATGTGATGTCAGATATTCAGCCACCACATCATCAGGAAATAAAGGAGTTTTTTGAATGTGTAAAGGAAAATAAAGAGGTACCTGTAAAATTAGAGCAATCCTTAGAGGTAATAAAAATGCTTGAAGGAATTTATATAAGTGCTGAAAGTGGAAAAGAGGTTTCCTTTTAA
- a CDS encoding acetate--CoA ligase family protein gives MLKQFFMPESIALVGVSTNPEKLGYKILKNIIDGGYRGKIFPVNPKSGKILGLECYKSISEIKEKVELVVIVVPAKFVCDVAKECGEKGVKGLIVISAGFKEAGEEGRKREEELEKIIKKYNMRLIGPNCLGIIDTTNDLNASFAFDMPQKGKIAFITQSGALGTAVLDWAIKENIGLSKFVSFGNKADISEIDLIEELSDDPDTNVILLYLEGIEEGRKFIEVARDVSKKKPIIIVKSGITEMGSKAVSSHTGSIAGSDIAFEASFKKSGVIRAYSVEELFDYAIAFSYQPLIKGDRIAVVTNAGGPSVMAVDAIEKNGLKLAQISDTTKEKLKEFLPPSSNINNPVDCLGDVMAENYGKALNVVISDKNVEAVICILTPQVVTEPKETADKIIDVSKGFNKTVVGCFMGGKRIEPGIIRLSEGKIPNYPFPERAVSSLKGMVNYRKYLEKKEEKIITYKVNKEKVKEKLDNFKKAKIKVVGDIEGREILSLYGINTINSLIAKNLEDGKNIFKKMGYPVVMKLVSPDIIHKTEVGGVKVGIKTESEFEKAFNDIIRSVKEYKKDAKIEGIQIQQYIEGGIETIVGVNKDAQFGHLIMFGLGGIYVELFKDVSFSLVPLMENEVSDMIDDIKASKLFNGFRNIPPVDKEKIKETLLRVSQLVSDFPEIKEMDINPLIVKEKEVIAVDVRIGFDS, from the coding sequence ATGTTAAAACAATTTTTTATGCCCGAAAGTATTGCTCTGGTTGGTGTTTCAACAAATCCAGAAAAACTTGGTTATAAAATATTAAAAAATATAATTGATGGGGGGTACAGAGGTAAAATTTTTCCTGTAAATCCAAAATCAGGTAAAATTCTTGGACTGGAATGTTATAAAAGCATTTCTGAAATAAAAGAAAAAGTTGAACTTGTAGTAATTGTTGTTCCTGCAAAATTCGTCTGTGATGTAGCAAAAGAATGTGGAGAAAAAGGCGTTAAGGGATTAATTGTAATTAGTGCTGGTTTTAAAGAAGCAGGAGAAGAGGGGAGAAAAAGAGAGGAAGAATTAGAAAAAATTATTAAAAAATACAATATGCGCCTTATTGGACCAAATTGTTTAGGCATTATAGATACTACAAATGATCTTAATGCTTCTTTCGCTTTTGATATGCCACAAAAGGGGAAAATCGCCTTTATAACTCAATCAGGCGCTCTTGGAACAGCAGTTCTTGACTGGGCAATAAAAGAAAATATTGGACTTTCTAAATTTGTAAGTTTCGGGAATAAAGCAGACATTTCAGAAATTGACCTTATTGAAGAGCTATCTGATGACCCCGACACAAATGTTATTTTACTTTATTTAGAAGGGATAGAAGAAGGCAGAAAATTTATTGAAGTTGCAAGAGATGTCTCAAAAAAGAAACCAATTATAATTGTTAAATCCGGAATAACTGAAATGGGAAGTAAAGCAGTTAGTTCTCATACAGGAAGTATTGCTGGCTCTGATATTGCTTTTGAAGCATCTTTCAAAAAAAGTGGTGTTATAAGAGCATATTCAGTTGAAGAACTTTTTGATTACGCAATTGCTTTTTCATATCAACCACTTATAAAGGGGGATAGAATTGCAGTTGTAACTAATGCAGGAGGTCCTTCTGTAATGGCTGTTGATGCAATAGAAAAAAATGGACTTAAACTTGCACAAATTTCAGATACAACAAAAGAAAAGTTAAAGGAATTTCTACCCCCATCTTCTAATATAAATAATCCAGTTGACTGTTTAGGTGATGTAATGGCAGAAAATTATGGAAAAGCACTTAATGTTGTTATATCTGATAAAAATGTAGAGGCAGTTATATGTATCCTCACTCCACAGGTTGTAACTGAACCAAAAGAAACAGCAGATAAAATTATTGATGTCTCAAAAGGTTTTAACAAGACAGTTGTAGGATGTTTTATGGGAGGAAAAAGAATAGAGCCAGGAATTATAAGATTAAGTGAGGGAAAAATTCCAAATTATCCTTTTCCTGAAAGGGCTGTATCTTCTCTTAAAGGGATGGTAAATTACAGAAAATATTTGGAAAAGAAAGAAGAAAAAATTATAACTTACAAAGTAAATAAAGAAAAGGTAAAAGAAAAATTGGATAATTTCAAAAAGGCAAAAATAAAAGTTGTAGGAGATATTGAAGGACGAGAAATTCTTTCTCTCTATGGTATAAATACAATCAATTCTCTTATTGCTAAAAATTTAGAAGACGGGAAAAATATCTTTAAAAAAATGGGATACCCAGTAGTTATGAAACTTGTTTCTCCTGATATAATTCATAAAACAGAAGTTGGAGGAGTAAAAGTAGGGATAAAAACAGAATCTGAGTTTGAGAAAGCATTTAATGACATAATAAGGTCAGTGAAAGAATATAAAAAAGATGCTAAAATTGAAGGAATACAGATACAACAATATATAGAAGGTGGAATTGAAACAATAGTTGGAGTTAATAAAGATGCTCAATTTGGGCATTTAATAATGTTTGGGCTTGGTGGAATTTATGTTGAACTTTTTAAAGATGTTTCTTTTTCTCTTGTGCCGCTTATGGAAAATGAAGTTTCTGATATGATTGATGATATAAAGGCAAGTAAATTATTTAATGGTTTCAGAAATATTCCACCAGTTGATAAAGAAAAAATCAAAGAAACACTTTTAAGGGTATCACAATTGGTTAGTGATTTTCCAGAAATAAAAGAAATGGATATAAATCCCTTAATTGTTAAGGAAAAAGAAGTAATTGCAGTTGATGTAAGAATTGGTTTTGACTCTTAA
- a CDS encoding DUF4838 domain-containing protein, whose amino-acid sequence MKIGKNDKYKINIFFPSGNGIIQTETAILELKTFFKKCGLEEVNSLSPEDLNIILSYPEKGIVQEGSFCLNISPSKREIKISGCDEEGIRCGIIYLLELFGVRYFRPDSPALEEIILPIKLDETNQTFSPSFPYRCLHICAGKHHYDEKVAEWMFHLKMNSKLTHHNEVDILKEELPKWGLKPDTTVHSYSFWIPDNRYFEQHPEYFALIGGKRVKQSEGGQLCLSNQQMRTEFIQNILKYIKEHPDISIVGIPPNDGYGWCECENCKNLDTQEDRKKGSVNGRVADFINDIANKVKEVYPDVLVGHYSYSNFSDFYQVKDVLPDNLIVSCTIWRCYKHSIGDPNCPINKPIFERIKQLRRKIKHIYIYDYYTYNWDFLPAPIWQVVAQDIKYYHQLGLDGFLSEVPGVESKAWETFHLPIYVTAMYLWNINTNLDNTLNDYCQKNFGPADSSMRRYLDCLEKGLKEMDGCFTKKTDDFKKMFTKEIQKECLGNIENALKESKNFPEYYQRVNKEKELFDYWIHIFEEREKYHSQSEIKSFPLSQMNIETPLQKDPSTLVLVDKITLIPPEKNQTLVKVYSDNKEIVFIIECQEEEMENLTIHKGNDVGAVYGSDCIEIFIASSQDAKTCYHFLINPDNFKCASECDLLTNRWNWSWQGNYQTETKKFPDRWVINFRIPKKEVGIEGNKVYFLIVRNRKIKKWEITSFPGVKGYFNPKSYSSAILNSDLNRDCCVK is encoded by the coding sequence ATGAAAATAGGTAAAAATGATAAATATAAAATAAATATTTTTTTTCCTTCTGGTAATGGAATAATACAGACAGAAACTGCTATATTAGAATTAAAAACATTTTTTAAAAAATGTGGACTTGAAGAAGTTAACAGTCTCTCACCTGAAGATTTAAATATTATTCTTTCTTATCCAGAAAAAGGAATAGTTCAAGAAGGTTCTTTTTGTCTGAATATCTCTCCTTCCAAAAGAGAAATAAAAATTTCAGGATGTGATGAGGAAGGAATTAGATGTGGAATAATTTATCTTTTAGAATTATTTGGAGTGAGATATTTTCGTCCTGACTCTCCTGCTTTGGAAGAAATTATCTTACCAATAAAATTAGATGAAACAAATCAAACATTCTCACCTTCTTTTCCTTATAGATGTCTACATATTTGTGCCGGTAAGCATCATTATGATGAAAAAGTAGCAGAATGGATGTTTCATTTAAAAATGAATAGTAAACTTACTCATCATAACGAAGTAGATATTCTTAAAGAAGAATTACCAAAATGGGGTTTAAAACCAGATACGACCGTTCATAGTTATAGTTTCTGGATACCAGATAATAGATATTTTGAACAACATCCAGAATATTTTGCTTTAATAGGAGGAAAAAGAGTAAAACAGTCAGAAGGAGGACAATTATGTCTTTCTAATCAGCAGATGAGGACAGAGTTTATCCAGAATATTTTAAAATATATTAAAGAACATCCGGATATCTCTATCGTTGGTATTCCTCCTAATGATGGTTATGGCTGGTGTGAATGTGAAAACTGTAAAAATTTAGATACACAGGAAGATAGAAAAAAGGGTTCTGTAAATGGAAGAGTTGCTGATTTTATTAATGATATTGCAAATAAGGTAAAAGAAGTATATCCTGATGTTTTAGTTGGACATTATTCTTATAGTAACTTTTCTGACTTTTATCAAGTAAAAGATGTTTTACCTGATAATCTTATCGTTTCTTGCACTATTTGGAGATGTTATAAACACTCTATTGGAGACCCTAATTGTCCTATAAACAAGCCAATTTTTGAGCGGATAAAACAATTAAGAAGGAAAATTAAACACATATATATTTATGACTATTATACTTATAACTGGGATTTTTTACCTGCTCCTATCTGGCAGGTAGTTGCCCAGGATATAAAATATTACCATCAATTGGGATTGGATGGTTTTTTAAGTGAAGTACCAGGAGTTGAAAGTAAAGCATGGGAAACATTTCATCTTCCTATTTATGTAACAGCGATGTATCTCTGGAATATTAATACTAATTTAGATAATACTTTAAATGATTATTGTCAGAAAAATTTTGGTCCTGCTGATTCTTCAATGCGTCGTTATCTGGACTGTTTAGAAAAAGGACTAAAAGAAATGGATGGATGTTTTACAAAGAAAACAGATGATTTTAAGAAGATGTTCACAAAGGAAATCCAAAAAGAATGCCTTGGTAATATAGAAAATGCATTAAAGGAAAGTAAGAATTTCCCAGAATATTATCAACGAGTTAACAAAGAAAAAGAACTTTTTGATTACTGGATACATATTTTTGAAGAAAGAGAAAAATATCACTCACAAAGTGAAATAAAAAGTTTCCCTCTTTCTCAGATGAACATTGAAACTCCTCTCCAAAAAGATCCTTCAACATTAGTTTTAGTTGATAAAATAACACTTATTCCACCAGAAAAAAACCAGACACTTGTAAAAGTATATTCAGACAATAAAGAAATTGTATTTATAATTGAATGCCAAGAAGAAGAAATGGAAAATTTGACAATTCACAAAGGAAATGATGTAGGAGCAGTATATGGAAGCGATTGTATAGAAATTTTTATTGCTTCTTCACAGGATGCAAAAACCTGTTATCATTTTCTTATAAATCCAGATAATTTTAAATGTGCTTCTGAATGTGATTTATTAACTAATAGATGGAATTGGTCATGGCAAGGTAATTATCAAACAGAAACAAAGAAATTTCCAGATAGATGGGTAATTAATTTCAGAATACCTAAAAAAGAAGTAGGTATTGAAGGAAATAAAGTATATTTCCTGATAGTTCGTAATAGAAAAATTAAAAAGTGGGAAATTACTTCATTTCCAGGTGTAAAAGGTTATTTTAATCCAAAATCATATTCATCAGCAATTTTAAATAGCGATTTGAACAGAGACTGTTGTGTCAAATAA
- a CDS encoding DUF4838 domain-containing protein: MAESEIGICGWRSKTWKEFLEKECEVKSDILKEEDGYIPVKEFKNYKFIILSQDRPKPLTEEDNEVVKKYLKEGGHILITTITIGNWVPSDNRKFSSWADWIGATTYQYGKVSAKIISPENPIVNHFAKQEYSWFGSEPGLTDITAGRVIIGTESIGKVFINQYGKGTFIYFSPVVMSYYKQDWKDDPESSSLLLMVKKIVSSILKNEPPIEEIIKSSKGQKTEIISVAGKKKEVIIISDSSSISIARTLCNYLNKITSGNIKVILETEKAEDIKENFKIYVGRTNYVNEIGLDFDKLHPYGYYIISNPDSLVIAGKYLGGTSYAIYDFLKRFCGYRYFMPGELGEIISKKEIINLPLKIDIKEEPSFITYTNAGFYGGNGNFSRSWRTTFLASHNLYHIYSPEKYSESHPEYYPMIEGKRFIPPKNSGGTWQPCVSNPDLPEIAIEWSNEYFEKNPQMLGIPVGVNDGGGDCQCPDCLELKRKFKNQYIPFYNQIAKLAQKQFPDKLVSFIAYGGASPVPENIKLEPNIYVEVASGLRENMKLLEGWSNAGAKNIGIYDYLYGGGYIVPRHYPHIMGKAWKEAYKSVNLKGGWFETFTQVWLYDGPRQYVLNELAWDIDADIDKLLDDYFLNFYGEANKPMREFFDRIEEIYGRKKDPLHPIADWQSLKQLDEYIWDDLEYLNNKLNKAKELLKDEIVKKRIDLFEKIWRLSEFYLESYLTMKDMQNIEEIKKDEKIEDIINKAKMGFKAIESIENYQMTTEEEKNIFVNTNLESFKSQQTLIIKPYFENETYKIFTKITEYFEKKGNSQEDIQSFWKKVAEENKDNEIKSIALSQIFIKQSPESKQNLVLNGSFEPGEETKQEEVFSEEELEKFDWKKLDKRLKGWTTWNFQQSVTRFYWDPTQAHTGKYSISIRENQISGCFQAGIKVTPKAGYLLSFWVKQDPPDKGGSMTIRWMDKNGWADQGKGKAPRISISYPKERESKWQKVEFFFIAPEDITSCVLLFGAPVQKQDECIWFDDISLIKVYDPVFF; this comes from the coding sequence ATGGCTGAATCAGAAATAGGTATTTGTGGCTGGCGTTCAAAAACATGGAAAGAATTTTTGGAGAAAGAGTGTGAAGTAAAGTCAGATATTTTAAAAGAAGAAGATGGTTATATTCCAGTAAAAGAATTTAAGAATTACAAATTTATTATATTAAGTCAGGATAGACCAAAACCGTTAACAGAGGAAGATAATGAAGTAGTTAAAAAATATCTAAAAGAAGGTGGTCATATTTTAATAACAACAATAACTATTGGTAATTGGGTTCCATCAGACAACAGAAAATTTTCTTCATGGGCAGATTGGATAGGAGCAACAACTTATCAATATGGGAAAGTGTCTGCTAAAATTATTTCTCCTGAGAATCCGATTGTAAATCATTTTGCGAAACAAGAGTATAGTTGGTTTGGGTCAGAGCCGGGTTTGACAGATATTACAGCTGGGAGAGTAATAATAGGAACAGAGAGCATTGGGAAAGTTTTTATCAATCAATACGGAAAAGGGACTTTTATATATTTTTCACCAGTAGTTATGTCATATTACAAACAAGATTGGAAAGATGACCCGGAAAGCAGTAGTTTACTTTTAATGGTTAAAAAAATTGTTTCTTCAATATTAAAAAACGAGCCACCTATAGAAGAAATAATAAAAAGTAGTAAAGGGCAGAAAACAGAAATCATATCTGTGGCAGGTAAAAAGAAAGAAGTTATAATTATATCAGATTCTTCAAGTATATCTATTGCAAGGACTTTATGTAATTATCTAAATAAAATTACTTCTGGGAATATTAAAGTTATATTAGAAACAGAAAAAGCAGAAGATATAAAAGAAAATTTCAAGATATATGTTGGAAGAACTAATTATGTAAATGAAATAGGACTTGATTTTGATAAACTTCATCCATATGGATATTATATAATAAGCAATCCAGATAGTTTGGTAATTGCAGGTAAGTATTTGGGAGGGACATCATATGCTATTTATGATTTTTTAAAGAGGTTTTGTGGATATAGGTATTTTATGCCAGGGGAATTAGGAGAAATAATTTCTAAAAAAGAAATAATAAATTTACCATTAAAAATAGATATTAAGGAAGAACCATCTTTTATTACATATACAAATGCCGGTTTTTACGGAGGAAATGGGAATTTTTCTCGTTCATGGAGAACAACATTTTTAGCATCTCATAATCTTTATCATATTTATTCACCTGAAAAATATTCTGAAAGTCATCCAGAATATTATCCAATGATAGAAGGGAAAAGATTTATCCCTCCAAAAAATTCAGGTGGGACCTGGCAGCCATGTGTTAGTAATCCTGATTTACCAGAAATTGCAATTGAATGGTCTAACGAATACTTTGAAAAAAATCCACAAATGCTCGGTATTCCAGTAGGTGTAAATGATGGTGGAGGAGATTGTCAATGTCCAGATTGTTTAGAACTAAAAAGGAAATTTAAAAATCAATATATTCCTTTTTACAATCAAATAGCAAAATTAGCGCAGAAACAATTTCCAGATAAATTGGTAAGTTTTATTGCTTATGGAGGCGCCTCTCCAGTTCCTGAAAATATAAAATTAGAACCGAATATTTATGTAGAAGTAGCGAGTGGATTAAGAGAAAATATGAAATTATTAGAGGGATGGAGCAATGCAGGAGCAAAAAACATCGGGATATACGATTATCTTTATGGGGGTGGCTATATAGTTCCTCGTCATTATCCCCATATAATGGGAAAAGCATGGAAAGAAGCATATAAAAGTGTAAATTTAAAAGGTGGATGGTTTGAGACATTTACGCAAGTTTGGTTATATGATGGACCTCGTCAGTATGTTTTAAATGAACTTGCATGGGATATAGATGCTGATATTGATAAACTTTTAGATGATTATTTTTTAAATTTTTATGGAGAAGCAAATAAACCGATGAGAGAATTTTTTGACAGAATTGAAGAAATTTATGGTAGAAAAAAAGACCCATTACATCCAATAGCTGATTGGCAAAGTTTGAAACAACTTGATGAATATATCTGGGATGACCTTGAATATCTTAATAATAAACTTAACAAAGCAAAAGAATTATTAAAAGATGAAATAGTAAAAAAAAGGATAGATTTATTTGAAAAAATATGGAGGTTAAGTGAATTTTATTTGGAGAGTTATCTTACAATGAAAGATATGCAGAATATAGAAGAGATTAAAAAAGATGAAAAAATAGAAGATATTATAAATAAAGCAAAAATGGGGTTTAAAGCAATTGAATCAATAGAGAACTATCAAATGACCACTGAGGAAGAAAAAAATATTTTTGTAAATACAAACCTTGAAAGTTTTAAAAGTCAACAAACTTTAATTATAAAACCATATTTTGAAAATGAAACATATAAAATATTTACAAAAATAACGGAGTATTTTGAGAAAAAAGGAAATAGCCAGGAAGATATACAATCATTTTGGAAAAAAGTAGCAGAGGAAAATAAAGATAATGAAATAAAAAGTATTGCACTTTCACAGATATTTATCAAGCAATCTCCTGAGAGTAAACAGAATTTAGTTCTCAATGGAAGTTTTGAGCCAGGAGAGGAAACAAAGCAAGAAGAAGTTTTTTCTGAAGAAGAATTAGAGAAATTTGATTGGAAGAAATTAGATAAAAGATTAAAAGGGTGGACAACATGGAATTTTCAACAATCAGTCACAAGATTTTATTGGGACCCAACACAAGCACATACGGGGAAATATTCAATTTCAATTAGAGAAAACCAGATATCAGGATGTTTTCAGGCAGGTATTAAAGTTACTCCAAAAGCAGGATATTTATTAAGTTTCTGGGTTAAACAGGACCCCCCTGATAAAGGGGGTTCAATGACAATAAGGTGGATGGATAAAAATGGATGGGCGGACCAGGGAAAAGGAAAAGCACCAAGAATTTCAATCTCCTATCCTAAAGAAAGAGAAAGTAAATGGCAAAAGGTTGAATTCTTTTTTATTGCTCCTGAAGATATTACTTCCTGTGTTTTGCTTTTTGGTGCTCCTGTTCAGAAACAAGATGAATGTATCTGGTTTGATGATATTTCATTAATAAAAGTTTATGACCCTGTTTTTTTTTAG